The Pseudanabaena galeata CCNP1313 genome includes a region encoding these proteins:
- a CDS encoding peptidase domain-containing ABC transporter encodes MFANSNAIQDLIERIPLFQNLELLIVKEISDRLQPLRYRMGQLILRRETMPAQVLFLWEGQARLLAQIPKATSPRTLETLKTGAAIGWASLIRDLPCETAIASVESTFLSLDATDFLQLCDRYPTFKKAFISQVSPAEVFDLFAIEMDRRAQSPKDFIEQARNAWQDARVLTLPEGKNSIPPLDPDFVWLVSGGQNITIPLGTRVEPNRTVFEIPESSYLRLIGLRDDFAVATEIVTELPAHPTAFDIPYAPDLPTVSDRGDHKPQDYPYIYGRGPIDASVACFEMLAKYWSMPFNRHVIKRAIVSQYDRSQSISLQLCGMIAELMGLNGQLVTIPASAISQVPTPALLPWQDTFAVLYKTSDREQVLGIPEQGIVFKKTAQFADLWGESGQILLILPTKDTPQQKFGLSWFLPSLKRYRNPLITVLVASFFVQLLGLANPLITQVIIDKVILQNSLPSLNILGILLLTIAFFEALITALRTYLFVNTTNRIDLTLGSETIDHLVRLPLRYFEKRSVGELSSRIGELENIRQFLTGTALTVVLDAVFSFVYIVVMICYSWLLTLVALGTVPLFALLTFIVAPIVRTQLRSKAERNAATQSYLVEVVSGIQTVKAQSIELQSRWEWQRRYARYVSDGFKTVVTSTTAGSMSQFLNQFSNLFLLWVGAFLVLDGKLSLGQLIAFRIIAGYTTSPLLRLIQLWQNFQETALSLERLSDIINHPQEQEEAGRRNIPMPAIKGAVRYENVNFRFNPNGPLQLNNVNLDVPHGQFVGVVGTSGAGKSTLTKLMSRLYEPEAGRIFIDEYDIGKVELYSLRRQIGVVLQDTLLFDGTVQQNIALTNPDATPDEIVAAAQTACAHDFIMQLPQGYESRVGERGASLSGGQRQRIAIARTILQKPQLLILDEATSALDYNTERQVCLNLAEEFRGRTVFFITHRLATIHSADLILLMDKGRVAEQGTHLELMALQDRYFCLYRQQEAAGDS; translated from the coding sequence ATGTTTGCCAACAGTAATGCTATCCAAGATCTCATTGAGCGTATCCCCCTATTCCAAAATCTTGAGCTCTTGATCGTCAAAGAAATAAGCGATCGCCTTCAGCCCTTGCGCTATCGGATGGGACAGTTGATACTGCGTCGAGAGACTATGCCAGCGCAAGTATTATTTCTATGGGAAGGGCAAGCAAGGCTATTGGCTCAAATACCAAAGGCGACATCACCTAGGACTCTAGAAACCCTCAAAACTGGCGCGGCAATCGGATGGGCGAGTTTGATCCGTGATTTGCCCTGCGAAACGGCGATCGCTTCTGTTGAAAGTACTTTTTTATCCTTAGATGCCACAGATTTTTTACAACTTTGCGATCGCTATCCTACTTTTAAGAAGGCTTTTATCTCCCAAGTTTCACCAGCAGAAGTATTTGATCTATTTGCGATCGAGATGGATCGCCGTGCTCAGTCTCCTAAAGATTTTATAGAGCAGGCTCGTAATGCATGGCAAGATGCGCGAGTTCTGACTTTACCTGAGGGGAAAAATTCAATTCCGCCGCTTGATCCTGATTTTGTGTGGCTCGTTAGCGGTGGACAAAATATCACAATTCCTTTGGGAACAAGAGTTGAACCAAATCGCACTGTTTTTGAGATTCCAGAGTCTAGCTATTTGCGTTTAATTGGCTTGCGCGATGATTTTGCCGTTGCTACGGAAATAGTGACCGAATTACCAGCCCATCCTACCGCCTTCGATATTCCCTATGCTCCTGATTTGCCGACTGTTAGCGATCGCGGCGATCATAAGCCTCAAGACTATCCATATATCTATGGGCGTGGTCCCATTGATGCTTCAGTGGCTTGTTTTGAGATGTTAGCTAAATATTGGAGTATGCCCTTTAATCGACATGTGATCAAACGAGCGATCGTTAGTCAATATGATCGTTCTCAAAGCATCTCTTTGCAGTTATGCGGCATGATCGCTGAGCTAATGGGACTAAATGGACAGTTGGTAACGATTCCTGCGAGTGCCATTAGTCAGGTTCCCACGCCAGCTTTATTACCTTGGCAAGATACCTTTGCGGTGCTTTACAAAACTAGCGATCGCGAACAGGTACTAGGTATTCCTGAACAGGGAATTGTCTTTAAGAAAACTGCTCAATTTGCCGATCTTTGGGGCGAATCGGGACAGATTCTGCTAATTCTACCGACTAAGGATACTCCCCAGCAAAAATTTGGTCTATCTTGGTTTTTGCCATCCCTCAAGCGTTATCGCAATCCCTTAATTACCGTTTTGGTTGCCTCCTTCTTTGTGCAGTTATTGGGACTGGCAAATCCTCTGATCACCCAAGTAATTATTGATAAAGTAATTCTGCAAAATTCTCTGCCATCTTTAAATATTCTAGGCATCCTGCTCTTAACGATCGCTTTCTTTGAAGCCTTAATTACTGCACTGCGAACCTACTTGTTTGTAAATACAACTAATCGCATTGACTTAACCCTCGGTTCCGAAACCATTGATCATCTGGTCAGATTACCTTTGCGCTATTTTGAGAAGCGATCGGTGGGGGAACTATCGAGCCGTATCGGTGAACTGGAAAATATTCGTCAATTTTTGACAGGAACAGCCCTTACCGTTGTTCTTGATGCGGTATTTTCCTTCGTCTATATCGTGGTGATGATTTGCTATAGCTGGCTCTTGACTTTGGTAGCATTGGGAACCGTACCATTGTTTGCACTACTGACCTTTATCGTTGCCCCGATCGTCAGGACGCAGCTTCGCAGTAAAGCTGAACGTAATGCTGCAACTCAGTCCTATTTAGTGGAAGTTGTTTCAGGTATTCAGACTGTTAAGGCGCAAAGTATCGAGTTGCAGTCACGGTGGGAATGGCAACGTCGTTATGCCCGCTATGTTTCCGATGGATTTAAGACTGTCGTAACTTCCACAACTGCGGGTTCCATGAGTCAGTTTTTAAATCAGTTCTCTAACCTATTTCTGCTATGGGTTGGCGCTTTCTTGGTTCTAGATGGCAAGCTATCTCTAGGACAGCTAATCGCGTTTCGGATTATTGCGGGTTATACGACATCGCCTCTTTTACGTTTGATTCAACTTTGGCAAAACTTCCAAGAAACCGCCCTTTCATTGGAACGCCTCAGCGATATTATTAATCATCCCCAAGAACAAGAAGAAGCAGGTCGGCGCAATATTCCAATGCCTGCAATTAAAGGAGCAGTGCGCTATGAGAATGTTAATTTCCGTTTTAATCCCAATGGACCTTTGCAGCTAAATAACGTTAATTTAGATGTTCCTCATGGTCAATTTGTCGGCGTTGTCGGTACTAGTGGAGCGGGTAAAAGTACCCTGACTAAGTTAATGTCGCGGCTCTATGAACCTGAGGCTGGTCGAATTTTTATCGATGAGTATGATATTGGCAAAGTAGAGCTTTATTCATTGCGGCGACAGATAGGTGTCGTTTTGCAAGATACCTTGCTATTTGATGGCACGGTGCAGCAAAACATTGCGTTGACCAATCCTGATGCTACGCCCGATGAGATTGTGGCTGCCGCACAAACTGCTTGCGCCCATGACTTCATTATGCAACTCCCTCAAGGTTACGAGTCACGGGTAGGGGAGCGGGGAGCTTCTCTTTCTGGTGGACAAAGACAAAGGATTGCGATCGCTCGTACTATTCTGCAAAAACCGCAATTACTGATTCTTGATGAAGCGACTAGCGCTCTTGATTACAATACTGAGCGTCAGGTCTGTCTAAATCTTGCTGAGGAGTTTCGCGGACGCACGGTTTTCTTTATTACCCATCGCCTTGCTACGATCCATAGTGCTGACTTGATTTTGTTGATGGACAAAGGAAGGGTTGCTGAACAGGGAACTCATTTAGAGTTAATGGCTTTGCAAGATCGCTATTTCTGTTTATATCGCCAACAAGAAGCAGCAGGTGATTCTTAA
- a CDS encoding peptidylprolyl isomerase produces MVGYLATDNLKIEEGNFGELLAIYRLLPNFKRELAIDRAIAAITLEPEEINLALQQFQQRYKLVSQEAIQNYCQAYSLTDEQLKAIALREFKVEKFKHQTWANRLESTFLNRRTSLDRVIYSLIRHKNPEILQELFFRIQDGEQTFAEIAAQYSQGVEAQTGGMIGPLLLNKLPPAIAERLRHSLPQQVHPPFPLEEWFVILRLEKFVPAQFDDQTTQLLLNQLFEELLQEENSPKKS; encoded by the coding sequence ATGGTGGGTTACTTGGCTACTGACAATCTCAAAATTGAGGAAGGAAATTTTGGGGAGCTTTTAGCGATTTATCGCTTGTTACCAAATTTTAAGCGAGAACTAGCGATCGATCGCGCGATCGCGGCTATTACCCTTGAACCCGAAGAAATTAATCTGGCTCTGCAACAATTTCAGCAGCGCTATAAGTTAGTTTCGCAAGAAGCTATTCAAAATTATTGTCAGGCTTATAGTCTTACTGACGAGCAACTAAAGGCGATCGCCCTACGTGAGTTTAAGGTCGAAAAATTTAAGCATCAGACTTGGGCAAATCGTCTCGAATCAACTTTTCTAAATCGTAGAACCAGCTTAGATCGCGTGATCTATTCGCTGATTCGCCATAAAAATCCTGAGATCTTGCAAGAACTATTTTTTCGGATTCAAGATGGTGAACAGACTTTTGCAGAGATTGCAGCTCAATATTCTCAGGGTGTAGAAGCGCAAACAGGTGGCATGATTGGACCACTATTGCTTAATAAACTGCCTCCCGCGATCGCGGAAAGATTGCGGCATAGTCTTCCCCAGCAAGTCCATCCACCTTTTCCTTTAGAAGAATGGTTTGTGATTTTACGACTAGAAAAGTTTGTGCCTGCTCAGTTTGACGATCAGACAACTCAACTGCTTCTCAACCAACTTTTTGAAGAGCTTTTACAAGAAGAAAATTCGCCGAAAAAATCCTGA
- a CDS encoding DNA recombination-mediator protein A, whose translation MTQSINLPKLDDFLQELATIQQQGSKRIAFLGSRHVPLTHQLLIELLSYALALSGNSIITSGATGTNFAAIRGALRADPNLLTVILPQSLDKQPYESREQLENVIHLIEHSENDTLPLAEASSRCNQEIISKCQQLICFAFHGSETLLQTCQDAEEQRKVVTLFYFD comes from the coding sequence TTGACTCAGTCAATTAATCTACCCAAGCTAGACGACTTTTTGCAAGAGCTAGCCACGATACAGCAGCAAGGCTCAAAGCGAATTGCGTTTTTAGGCTCCCGCCATGTGCCATTAACTCACCAACTGCTGATCGAACTGCTCAGCTATGCCTTGGCTCTATCTGGCAACAGTATTATTACCTCTGGGGCAACAGGTACAAATTTTGCTGCGATTCGGGGAGCTTTGCGAGCCGACCCCAATTTGTTGACCGTAATTTTGCCTCAAAGCCTTGATAAACAGCCCTATGAATCTCGCGAACAGCTAGAAAATGTGATTCATTTAATTGAGCATAGTGAAAATGATACGTTGCCTTTAGCTGAAGCAAGTAGCCGTTGTAATCAAGAAATCATTTCCAAGTGTCAGCAACTGATTTGCTTTGCGTTTCATGGCAGTGAGACTCTATTACAAACCTGTCAGGATGCTGAGGAGCAACGAAAGGTTGTCACTCTATTTTATTTTGATTAG